One Syntrophorhabdaceae bacterium genomic window carries:
- a CDS encoding HEAT repeat domain-containing protein, with protein MNNLEYIRKNMETKTTEDLLRIWTENDTDQWSPEAFEAVHQLLKERGEIMPSQKDLFDRKMGDLKNGNIKVRNAGAVALGDIGDPRAIDSLIAAMSDKSGYVRLAAAEALGKIGERRAVDSLIEAARDENDLVRKNAVIALGKIGDDRAFDALAGCLADGMMPISEAAEDAMKMNGWFDQARSAAKNAVANYNYRKLIMMGESEGVLILAIKKYASGFHKRMAFEYLNCGNDRLKWAAELWAARTGHRTFKLKPSPGRRTDDGPLVIWGSHRGKGV; from the coding sequence ATGAATAATCTCGAGTATATTCGGAAGAATATGGAAACAAAGACCACAGAGGATCTGCTGAGGATATGGACGGAAAATGATACAGACCAGTGGTCGCCAGAGGCCTTTGAGGCGGTACATCAATTGCTTAAAGAGAGGGGCGAGATAATGCCGTCGCAGAAAGACCTGTTCGATCGGAAGATGGGGGACCTGAAAAACGGAAATATTAAAGTGCGAAATGCAGGAGCTGTGGCATTGGGCGATATCGGAGATCCGCGGGCGATTGATTCATTAATTGCCGCAATGAGCGACAAATCAGGATACGTGCGCTTGGCCGCCGCCGAGGCATTGGGAAAGATAGGGGAGCGGCGAGCGGTTGATTCTCTGATTGAGGCTGCGAGAGATGAAAATGACCTGGTCCGCAAGAATGCCGTTATAGCATTGGGAAAGATTGGAGATGATCGCGCATTTGATGCATTGGCCGGCTGTCTTGCAGACGGAATGATGCCTATAAGTGAGGCTGCTGAGGATGCCATGAAGATGAACGGTTGGTTTGATCAGGCTCGCTCGGCTGCTAAGAATGCCGTTGCCAACTATAACTACAGAAAACTGATAATGATGGGTGAGTCAGAAGGGGTGCTAATCTTGGCAATAAAGAAGTACGCCTCCGGATTCCACAAGAGGATGGCATTTGAGTACTTGAACTGCGGTAACGACAGGCTGAAGTGGGCGGCCGAACTTTGGGCGGCCAGAACAGGTCACAGGACGTTTAAGTTAAAACCAAGCCCCGGACGCAGAACAGATGATGGCCCACTCGTTATTTGGGGATCTCATCGAGGAAAAGGAGTTTAG
- a CDS encoding helix-turn-helix transcriptional regulator, with the protein MQKNTQLIIANRFRELYRNLSENQKSFALKIGYSQGTISRVENGQIALTRKMKQAISRVFPQVNTGWLETGKGEMFVSVPAATEEQSITPSSACDLAPQDDQAAYEALAQILASDDEIVKTLARKSLGGFLSLIQARGDPSKAKGEKKKFRAGGHGK; encoded by the coding sequence ATGCAAAAGAATACACAACTGATTATAGCCAACAGATTTAGAGAGCTATACCGCAATCTAAGCGAGAATCAGAAGAGCTTTGCCCTTAAGATAGGGTACTCTCAGGGTACGATTTCCCGTGTAGAGAACGGCCAAATCGCCCTGACAAGAAAGATGAAGCAAGCGATTAGTCGGGTTTTCCCTCAGGTCAACACTGGTTGGTTGGAAACGGGAAAAGGGGAGATGTTTGTTTCCGTGCCAGCCGCGACTGAGGAGCAGTCTATCACGCCGAGCAGCGCCTGTGATTTGGCGCCGCAAGATGATCAGGCGGCCTACGAAGCACTTGCTCAGATATTGGCCTCGGACGACGAGATCGTGAAGACTCTCGCCAGGAAAAGTTTAGGGGGATTCTTAAGCCTTATTCAGGCCAGAGGCGATCCGTCAAAAGCCAAGGGGGAGAAGAAGAAATTTCGAGCGGGCGGGCATGGAAAGTGA